The Nesterenkonia xinjiangensis genome contains a region encoding:
- a CDS encoding ABC transporter ATP-binding protein gives MSEAEEPSAGLRFCGVTVEHAGRRLVEEVSFTAPAGQVTALVGPNGSGKSTLLKTAYRLVRPDAGTVSLAGEDLWQLPRRQVARRIAVMAQEAQTVVDSAGMGQSVLDIVLMARSIHHRGFSPDTDADLAEVVRSLETARAGHLAARSFSELSGGEKQRVLLARALAQGTGTLLLDEPTNHLDIAFQMELLHIVRDLGRTAVVAVHDLNLALTYCDHAAVLSEGRLLDHGPVAGVLTETQVRGAFGVRATTLTLPGGQQTRLAFDRLEV, from the coding sequence ATGAGCGAGGCGGAGGAGCCCTCGGCCGGGCTGCGCTTCTGCGGAGTGACCGTGGAGCACGCCGGCCGGCGGCTGGTCGAGGAGGTCAGCTTCACCGCGCCGGCGGGTCAGGTCACCGCACTGGTGGGTCCCAACGGATCCGGCAAGTCCACGCTGCTGAAGACGGCCTATCGGCTCGTGAGGCCCGACGCCGGGACGGTGAGTCTGGCCGGGGAGGACCTGTGGCAGCTGCCGCGCCGTCAGGTGGCCCGCCGGATCGCCGTGATGGCCCAGGAGGCGCAGACGGTGGTGGACAGCGCCGGTATGGGCCAGTCAGTGCTGGACATCGTGCTGATGGCCCGCTCCATCCACCATCGCGGCTTCAGCCCCGACACCGACGCCGACCTCGCCGAGGTGGTCCGCAGCCTCGAGACGGCACGCGCCGGGCACCTGGCGGCCCGCTCCTTCTCCGAACTCTCCGGAGGGGAGAAGCAGCGGGTGCTGCTGGCTCGGGCGCTCGCGCAGGGCACCGGCACGCTGCTGCTGGACGAGCCCACGAATCACCTCGACATCGCCTTCCAGATGGAGCTGCTGCACATCGTGCGGGACCTCGGCCGCACCGCAGTGGTCGCCGTCCATGACCTCAACCTGGCGCTCACCTACTGCGACCACGCCGCGGTCCTGTCCGAGGGCCGACTGCTGGACCATGGGCCCGTGGCAGGGGTGCTCACCGAGACGCAGGTGCGGGGGGCCTTCGGGGTCCGCGCCACCACCCTGACCCTCCCCGGAGGGCAGCAGACCCGCCTGGCCTTCGACCGCCTCGAGGTCTGA
- a CDS encoding ABC transporter substrate-binding protein: MLKTTRPTIAALAGAGLLLTACGSGVEDPADADAAEGRTDGAESADVSLENCGQELQFDAAPQRIVGMSPAQTELLVRLGLADRMVGLAQTASSELPEDVGAQLDGVEELSEDMPPAREILMQVEPDFVYAPTSYEFSADQGFASIEQLAEAGAAPYIATGGCFERRAEGTVEDLFVDIENLGEIFAAEESAAELIADGRERLDQAAQLSEDAEPLTVAQVYVEGDSISVVGGGVEYDIIAQAGGDNVFSPDEEQFSSFVFAQISAEELAARDPEAITFGVEDAAHEEATREYFEQNHAEIQAVQEDRLIPVPNHHLFPGSLQNVDAVELVAEGLYGD, translated from the coding sequence ATGCTGAAGACCACTCGTCCGACCATCGCGGCCCTTGCGGGCGCGGGCCTGCTGCTGACCGCCTGCGGGTCCGGGGTCGAGGACCCTGCCGATGCCGACGCCGCGGAGGGCCGGACGGACGGCGCGGAGAGCGCCGACGTCTCCCTGGAGAACTGTGGCCAGGAGCTGCAGTTCGACGCCGCTCCCCAGCGCATCGTGGGGATGAGTCCGGCACAGACTGAGCTGCTGGTGCGGCTCGGCCTGGCGGACCGGATGGTCGGCCTCGCCCAGACCGCCTCGTCAGAGCTTCCCGAGGACGTCGGCGCACAGCTGGACGGCGTGGAGGAGCTCAGTGAGGACATGCCGCCCGCACGGGAGATACTGATGCAGGTGGAGCCCGACTTCGTGTACGCGCCGACCAGTTACGAGTTCAGCGCCGACCAGGGCTTCGCCAGCATCGAGCAGCTCGCCGAGGCGGGAGCGGCCCCCTACATCGCCACCGGCGGCTGCTTCGAGCGGCGCGCAGAGGGGACCGTCGAGGACCTGTTCGTCGATATCGAGAACCTGGGGGAGATCTTCGCCGCCGAGGAGTCCGCCGCCGAGCTGATCGCCGACGGCCGGGAGCGTCTCGACCAGGCAGCCCAGCTCAGTGAGGACGCCGAGCCGCTGACGGTCGCCCAGGTGTACGTGGAGGGCGACTCGATCTCGGTGGTCGGAGGTGGCGTGGAGTACGACATCATCGCCCAGGCCGGTGGGGACAACGTCTTCTCCCCGGATGAGGAGCAGTTCTCCTCCTTCGTGTTCGCGCAGATCAGTGCCGAGGAGCTGGCCGCCCGGGATCCCGAGGCGATCACCTTCGGCGTCGAGGACGCCGCCCACGAGGAGGCCACTCGGGAGTACTTCGAGCAGAACCACGCGGAGATCCAGGCGGTGCAGGAGGATCGGCTGATCCCGGTGCCGAACCATCACCTGTTCCCCGGCTCGCTGCAGAACGTGGATGCCGTCGAGCTGGTGGCCGAGGGTCTGTACGGGGACTGA
- a CDS encoding ATP-binding cassette domain-containing protein: protein MTALGGHVQADSAGPRPMLVLLRLLRPMAGPMLWTGFASWAGWSSLMAITVMGAWGVGHAVVLNTLPPAAFWWALGLAVTGRVLLTWHEMDISHALAYRVLDLLRMRLFDSYAAQVVEGRQAHSGEAAATALTDLEKLEFFYAHTIAQIASALLTFAVGAVALSLLDPAMGAAVVMLGALLMASGLFLRGRLTQAGQDQQEETSRLSTFLTDVFGNARDILSFSLTDRIVAEAELRTGRISRHERRAALLQNLAEGARDLLTVGALLAVLLLGLRGAVAPELMAAAVTLAMMSLAPLIGAADTLGRLHPLQASAARVAAQLEDGALSPASRERTDDGPADAPGRAEPSRPPAAAWGIRLRGLRHRHPGRGELRYPEITVHPGEHVAITGPSGVGKTTLVNLVSGLWRPSAGEVELIVPDSALPGRSPQAIPEAELRARVAVVDQESRLFRGTVAQNLRMRAPDGLLPDEELEIALRAVGADGWISLEDELGETGLRLSGGQRARLCLARALVQRPALLILDEVTASLDAETEAGITGLIRSLECTVLTVSHRASTAATADRVIAL from the coding sequence GTGACCGCCCTCGGAGGACACGTCCAGGCAGACAGTGCGGGCCCCCGCCCGATGCTCGTGCTGCTGCGGCTGCTGCGTCCCATGGCCGGCCCCATGCTCTGGACGGGGTTCGCCTCCTGGGCCGGCTGGTCCTCACTGATGGCGATCACGGTGATGGGAGCCTGGGGCGTGGGGCACGCCGTGGTGCTGAACACCCTGCCGCCAGCGGCATTCTGGTGGGCTCTGGGCCTCGCTGTGACTGGACGAGTGCTGCTGACCTGGCACGAGATGGATATCTCCCACGCCCTGGCGTACCGGGTCCTCGATCTGCTGCGGATGCGTCTGTTCGACTCCTACGCGGCCCAGGTAGTCGAGGGGCGGCAGGCCCATTCCGGGGAGGCCGCCGCCACCGCACTGACCGACCTGGAGAAGCTCGAGTTCTTCTATGCCCATACGATCGCGCAGATCGCCTCGGCGCTGCTGACGTTCGCGGTGGGCGCTGTCGCGCTGAGCCTGCTGGACCCGGCGATGGGGGCGGCCGTGGTGATGCTGGGGGCCCTGCTGATGGCCAGCGGCCTGTTCCTGCGAGGACGCCTGACCCAAGCCGGACAGGATCAGCAGGAGGAGACGAGCCGCCTCTCCACGTTCCTGACCGATGTCTTCGGCAACGCCCGCGACATCCTGAGCTTCTCGCTCACCGACCGGATCGTCGCCGAGGCGGAGCTGCGCACCGGGCGCATCAGCCGTCACGAGCGCCGGGCGGCTCTTCTCCAGAACCTCGCGGAGGGCGCCCGTGACCTTCTCACGGTGGGGGCGCTGCTCGCGGTCCTACTGCTGGGCCTCCGCGGTGCGGTGGCGCCGGAGCTGATGGCCGCGGCGGTGACCCTGGCGATGATGAGCCTGGCTCCGCTGATCGGGGCCGCCGACACCCTCGGGCGCCTGCACCCCCTGCAGGCCTCCGCCGCGCGGGTCGCCGCACAGCTCGAGGACGGCGCCCTCTCCCCGGCGTCACGAGAACGCACCGACGACGGTCCCGCGGATGCGCCCGGCCGAGCCGAGCCCAGTCGTCCCCCGGCGGCCGCCTGGGGCATACGGCTCCGGGGGCTGCGACACCGCCACCCGGGCCGGGGGGAGCTGCGCTACCCGGAGATCACCGTGCACCCCGGTGAGCATGTGGCCATCACCGGGCCCTCCGGCGTCGGAAAGACCACGCTGGTGAACCTGGTGTCGGGGCTGTGGCGGCCCAGCGCGGGCGAGGTGGAGCTGATCGTCCCTGACAGTGCTCTGCCGGGCCGGAGCCCGCAGGCGATACCGGAGGCGGAACTCCGCGCCCGGGTGGCGGTGGTGGACCAGGAGTCACGCCTGTTCCGCGGCACGGTGGCGCAGAATCTGCGGATGAGAGCACCGGACGGACTGCTTCCTGACGAGGAGCTCGAGATCGCTCTCCGCGCCGTGGGCGCCGATGGGTGGATCTCCTTGGAGGACGAGCTCGGCGAGACCGGGCTGCGGCTCTCCGGAGGTCAGCGCGCCCGACTCTGCCTGGCGCGGGCGCTGGTCCAGCGCCCTGCGCTGCTGATCCTCGACGAGGTCACCGCCAGTCTGGACGCGGAGACGGAGGCCGGCATCACCGGCCTGATCCGCTCCCTGGAATGCACCGTGCTGACGGTCTCGCACCGGGCCAGCACCGCCGCGACGGCGGACCGGGTCATCGCACTGTGA
- a CDS encoding ATP-binding cassette domain-containing protein: protein MMIVPELVHLSRDHRHRFRRVTGALVGVSLTHLVQALAVAGALTAVVQARPGLGALWLGVLAMAAVTRLLLRQHQQRLASDLGTAIRRQMRVRVLRRLLVPERLHDVASRAGSARLTAVDAVDGVDAYLTRYLPHVAQVAALCPLLVLAMAAFSPAAAGVLAIFVLLAVVAPRAFNRWMTTRSRERWESYDDLSADVQESLQGMRTLQLLGAVPARRRALRRRSARLHRETVRTMRTSLWESGILDLMIQAGTAVASALAILTAAGVSDGGLLATPFAAVAEDPFRIFAVLVLTSETFRPIRDVSQQWHAGFLGLSAVGTLREHGAFDADPPSPAPPENPGPDDRRRRRASGSLRLEGVHHQYPRTVSPVLRGVEAEFLPDRISVISGPSGAGKSTLFDIVLGLLEPESGQVTLADRRPHPQEIAVASQTPSLLSGTLRENLCLAAPDDVDTPMTLDACADAGLDGLLAELPEGLDTLITEGGASLSRGQAQRVAIARAYLADRPVLLMDEPTSALDTDSARHVLSRLRERAEGRIVLVISHRDDVTAVADQRWHLESGLLRPLDAASSVTAGPPSTHLEEDA, encoded by the coding sequence ATGATGATCGTCCCTGAGCTCGTCCACCTCTCCCGGGATCACCGCCACCGGTTCCGACGAGTGACGGGCGCGCTGGTCGGCGTCTCGCTCACCCATCTCGTCCAGGCGCTGGCCGTCGCCGGAGCCCTGACCGCAGTGGTGCAGGCGCGCCCGGGCCTCGGCGCCCTGTGGCTCGGCGTGCTGGCGATGGCCGCCGTCACGCGGCTGCTGCTGCGGCAGCATCAGCAGCGTCTCGCCTCGGACCTGGGCACGGCGATCCGCCGTCAGATGCGGGTACGGGTGCTGCGTCGCCTCCTGGTGCCAGAACGTCTGCATGATGTCGCCAGTCGCGCCGGGTCCGCCCGGCTGACCGCGGTGGACGCGGTCGACGGCGTCGACGCCTACCTCACCCGCTACCTGCCCCATGTGGCGCAGGTGGCCGCGCTCTGCCCTCTGCTGGTGCTGGCCATGGCGGCATTCTCCCCTGCGGCGGCCGGAGTCCTGGCGATCTTCGTGCTCCTCGCCGTGGTCGCACCGCGAGCCTTCAACCGGTGGATGACCACGCGCTCCCGAGAGCGCTGGGAGTCCTATGACGATCTCAGCGCCGACGTCCAGGAGAGCCTGCAGGGGATGCGGACTCTGCAGCTGCTCGGCGCGGTCCCGGCGCGGCGCCGGGCGCTGCGGCGGCGCTCGGCGCGGCTCCACCGAGAGACCGTGCGGACCATGCGGACGTCTCTGTGGGAGAGCGGGATCCTGGATCTGATGATCCAGGCCGGCACCGCGGTGGCGTCCGCACTGGCGATCCTCACCGCAGCCGGGGTCAGCGACGGCGGGCTGCTGGCCACCCCCTTCGCCGCCGTCGCAGAGGACCCCTTTCGGATCTTCGCGGTGCTTGTGCTGACCTCCGAGACGTTCCGCCCCATCCGGGACGTCTCGCAGCAGTGGCACGCCGGGTTCCTCGGCCTCTCCGCGGTGGGCACGCTGCGCGAGCATGGAGCCTTCGACGCCGACCCGCCCTCCCCGGCGCCACCGGAGAACCCCGGCCCTGACGACAGGCGCCGGCGGCGAGCATCCGGTTCGCTGCGTCTCGAGGGTGTGCACCATCAGTATCCGCGCACCGTCTCACCTGTTCTGCGCGGCGTCGAGGCCGAGTTCCTCCCTGACCGGATCTCGGTGATCTCCGGGCCCTCGGGAGCAGGGAAGTCCACCCTCTTCGACATCGTCCTGGGGCTGCTGGAGCCTGAGTCCGGGCAGGTCACCCTGGCCGACCGCCGCCCTCATCCCCAGGAGATCGCCGTGGCCTCTCAGACGCCGTCGCTGCTCTCCGGAACCCTGCGCGAGAACCTCTGCCTCGCGGCGCCCGACGACGTCGACACCCCCATGACCCTGGACGCCTGCGCCGATGCCGGCCTCGACGGGCTGCTGGCCGAGCTCCCCGAAGGCCTGGACACTCTGATCACCGAGGGCGGAGCCTCACTCTCCCGCGGGCAGGCCCAACGCGTGGCCATCGCGCGCGCCTATTTGGCCGACCGGCCGGTCCTACTGATGGACGAACCGACCAGCGCCCTGGACACGGACAGCGCCAGGCATGTGCTGTCGCGGCTCCGTGAGCGGGCCGAGGGCCGCATCGTGCTCGTCATCAGCCACCGCGACGACGTCACCGCCGTCGCCGACCAGCGATGGCATCTCGAGAGCGGCCTGCTCCGGCCGCTCGACGCCGCCTCGTCCGTCACAGCGGGCCCGCCGTCCACCCACCTGGAGGAGGACGCGTGA
- the ftsH gene encoding ATP-dependent zinc metalloprotease FtsH, translated as MNLKKIFTGPLFWILLAVAALLIVVPMLFSSGQTGSRVDTNIGMELIQDGQVSEARIDDGDHRVDLHLTEPYEQDGEDLGDVVNFHYSQARAETVVEAIADADLDGYTDEPEQSNWLLSLLSFMIPFLLIALLFIWLITRMSGGNSRVMQFGKSKAKMFDKDMPQVTFHDVAGAEEAVEELHEIKEFLSEPEKFQRLGAKIPKGVLLYGPPGTGKTLLAKAVAGEAGGAFYSISGSDFVEMFVGVGASRVRDLFKQAKENSPAIIFVDEIDAVGRQRGAGVGGGNDEREQTLNQLLVEMDGFEANANIIVIAATNRPDVLDPALLRPGRFDRQIPVEAPDFAGRRAILEVHSKGKPLVEDLDLGSIARKTPGYTGADLANVLNEAALLTARSNADLIDDRAVDEAIDRVMAGPQKRTRLMKDHERRVTAYHEGGHALVAAALNYSAPVTKITILPRGRALGYTMVVPEDDKYSTTRNELLDQIAYAMGGRVAEEIVFHDPSTGAANDIQKATDIARKMVTDYGMSAKVGSVKLGSGDTSPFLGKEMTTGKEYSEELAAVVDAEVRVIIDEAHDEAYWALHENRHVLDRLAEELLRVETLNAKEVADIFHDVTKRPRREVWESSPERPIIVTTRTAPDSPDSAEGEFIGTEPGEAAGDSRGESR; from the coding sequence ATGAACTTGAAGAAGATCTTCACCGGTCCGCTGTTCTGGATCCTGCTGGCGGTGGCGGCGCTGCTCATCGTGGTGCCCATGCTGTTCTCCTCGGGCCAGACCGGCTCGCGGGTGGACACCAACATCGGCATGGAGCTGATCCAGGACGGGCAGGTCTCCGAGGCGCGGATCGACGACGGCGACCACCGGGTGGACCTGCACCTCACCGAGCCTTATGAGCAGGACGGCGAGGACCTCGGCGACGTCGTGAACTTCCATTACTCGCAGGCTCGCGCGGAGACGGTGGTCGAGGCGATCGCCGACGCGGATCTGGACGGGTACACCGATGAGCCGGAGCAGTCGAACTGGCTGCTCTCGCTGCTCAGCTTCATGATCCCCTTCCTGCTGATCGCGCTGCTGTTCATCTGGCTGATCACCCGCATGTCCGGCGGGAACTCGCGAGTCATGCAGTTCGGCAAGTCCAAGGCGAAGATGTTCGACAAGGACATGCCGCAGGTGACGTTCCACGACGTCGCCGGCGCGGAGGAGGCTGTGGAGGAGCTCCACGAGATCAAGGAGTTCCTCTCCGAGCCGGAGAAGTTCCAGCGGCTGGGTGCGAAGATCCCCAAGGGTGTGCTGCTCTACGGACCGCCGGGCACAGGCAAGACGCTGCTGGCCAAGGCGGTCGCCGGTGAGGCCGGCGGCGCCTTCTACTCCATCTCAGGCTCCGACTTCGTGGAGATGTTCGTGGGCGTCGGCGCCTCCCGTGTGCGTGACCTGTTCAAGCAGGCCAAGGAGAACTCCCCGGCCATCATCTTCGTGGACGAGATCGACGCCGTCGGCCGCCAGCGCGGTGCCGGCGTCGGCGGCGGCAACGACGAGCGCGAGCAGACCCTGAACCAGCTTCTGGTGGAGATGGACGGCTTCGAGGCCAACGCGAACATCATCGTCATCGCCGCCACCAACCGCCCCGACGTGCTGGACCCCGCCCTGCTGCGTCCCGGCCGCTTCGACCGGCAGATCCCGGTGGAGGCCCCGGACTTCGCCGGCCGCCGCGCCATCCTGGAGGTCCACTCGAAGGGCAAGCCCCTGGTGGAGGACCTGGACCTGGGCTCCATCGCGCGCAAGACCCCCGGCTACACCGGTGCTGACCTGGCCAACGTGCTCAACGAGGCTGCGCTGCTGACCGCCCGCTCCAACGCCGATCTCATCGATGATCGTGCCGTGGACGAGGCGATCGACCGTGTCATGGCCGGCCCACAGAAGCGCACCCGGCTGATGAAGGACCACGAGCGGCGGGTCACCGCCTACCACGAGGGCGGCCACGCGCTGGTCGCCGCGGCGCTGAACTACTCCGCCCCGGTCACCAAGATCACCATCCTGCCGCGCGGCCGCGCCCTGGGGTACACCATGGTCGTCCCGGAGGATGACAAGTACTCGACCACACGCAACGAGCTGCTGGATCAGATCGCCTACGCCATGGGTGGCCGGGTCGCCGAGGAGATCGTCTTCCACGATCCCTCCACCGGCGCGGCCAACGACATCCAGAAGGCCACCGACATCGCCCGGAAGATGGTCACCGACTACGGCATGAGCGCCAAGGTCGGCTCCGTGAAGCTCGGCTCCGGGGACACCAGCCCCTTCCTGGGCAAGGAGATGACCACCGGCAAGGAGTATTCGGAGGAGCTCGCCGCGGTCGTCGACGCCGAGGTGCGCGTCATCATCGATGAGGCCCATGACGAGGCCTACTGGGCCCTCCATGAGAACCGCCATGTGCTGGACCGTCTGGCCGAGGAGCTGCTGCGCGTGGAGACGCTGAACGCCAAGGAGGTCGCAGACATCTTCCACGACGTCACCAAGCGGCCGCGCCGCGAGGTCTGGGAGTCCTCCCCGGAGCGTCCGATCATCGTCACCACCCGCACCGCCCCGGACTCCCCGGACTCGGCTGAGGGCGAGTTCATCGGCACCGAGCCCGGTGAAGCCGCCGGAGACTCCCGGGGGGAGAGTCGATGA
- the folE gene encoding GTP cyclohydrolase I FolE has product MSSPTSPEHPQDGPVDLPRIEAAVREILVAVGEDPERDGLKDTPARVARAYQEAFRGLHEDPSELLETTFDIGHEELVLVRDIPFYSMCEHHLVPFFGHAHIGYIPSADGKVTGLSKLARLVDIFAKRPQVQENLTTEVVEALMANLEPQGAIVVIECEHLCMSMRGVSKPGARTITSAVRGQLRDAATRSEAMSLILHR; this is encoded by the coding sequence ATGAGCAGCCCTACGAGCCCTGAGCACCCGCAGGACGGCCCGGTGGACCTGCCGCGCATCGAAGCCGCAGTCCGGGAGATCCTGGTGGCCGTGGGGGAGGACCCCGAGCGCGACGGGCTCAAGGACACCCCTGCCCGCGTGGCGCGTGCCTACCAGGAGGCGTTCCGAGGGCTCCATGAGGACCCCTCCGAGCTGCTGGAGACCACCTTCGACATCGGGCACGAGGAGCTCGTGCTGGTGCGTGACATCCCTTTCTACTCGATGTGCGAGCACCACCTGGTGCCGTTCTTCGGGCACGCGCACATCGGCTATATCCCGTCGGCGGATGGGAAGGTCACCGGGCTCAGCAAGCTGGCCCGCCTGGTGGACATCTTCGCCAAGCGCCCTCAGGTCCAGGAGAACCTCACCACGGAGGTGGTGGAGGCGCTCATGGCGAATCTGGAGCCGCAGGGCGCAATCGTCGTCATCGAATGCGAACATCTCTGCATGTCCATGCGGGGCGTCTCCAAGCCCGGTGCAAGAACCATCACCTCGGCAGTGCGCGGACAGCTCCGTGACGCCGCAACCCGTTCGGAGGCCATGAGTCTCATCCTGCATCGCTGA
- the folP gene encoding dihydropteroate synthase: MDTMGAAPGTGPNTGPMSVVRRIPRKKTVGDLPTDRTLVMGVLNVTPDSFSDGGRFLARAGTAVDHESAVHAGLSLHYAGADIIDVGGESTRPGAQPVDEQEEQRRILPVLEALFTGGAVVSVDTRHPGTAAAAIERAPGPEHLLINDVSGLMTAEHMPQVVAEGGVRVIVTHNRGDAQTMQSRTDYVDVVAEVIGELEQIRDRYRQAGVPAERIILDPGIGFAKTAEQNWELLRHLDRVVSLGHPVLLGVSRKGFLGELLAASEGPREPEGRDAATLALSTLAAQAGAWAVRVHDVGPTLDAMKAVAEIQSR; encoded by the coding sequence ATGGACACCATGGGCGCAGCGCCGGGCACAGGCCCCAACACCGGACCGATGAGCGTGGTCCGACGCATCCCTCGCAAGAAGACGGTGGGCGATCTGCCCACCGACCGCACCCTGGTCATGGGCGTCCTCAACGTCACCCCGGACTCCTTCTCCGACGGAGGTCGATTCCTGGCGCGTGCGGGCACCGCAGTGGACCACGAGTCGGCGGTCCATGCCGGGCTGTCCCTGCACTATGCGGGAGCTGACATCATCGACGTCGGTGGGGAGTCCACCCGACCCGGAGCTCAGCCGGTGGATGAGCAGGAGGAGCAGCGCCGCATCCTGCCGGTGCTGGAGGCGCTGTTCACCGGCGGGGCAGTGGTCTCCGTGGACACCCGTCACCCGGGCACCGCGGCGGCCGCGATCGAACGGGCCCCGGGGCCGGAGCACCTGCTCATCAACGACGTCTCCGGGCTGATGACTGCCGAACACATGCCGCAGGTCGTGGCCGAAGGCGGTGTCAGGGTGATCGTCACCCACAACCGCGGGGACGCGCAGACCATGCAGTCCCGCACCGACTACGTCGACGTCGTCGCCGAGGTCATCGGTGAGCTGGAGCAGATCCGCGACCGCTACCGGCAGGCCGGGGTGCCGGCGGAGCGGATCATCCTCGATCCCGGCATCGGCTTCGCCAAGACCGCCGAGCAGAACTGGGAGCTGCTGCGTCACCTGGACCGGGTCGTCTCCCTGGGGCATCCGGTGCTGCTGGGGGTCTCCCGCAAGGGATTCCTCGGGGAGCTGCTCGCCGCCTCTGAGGGGCCACGTGAGCCGGAGGGCCGCGACGCCGCCACGCTGGCGCTCAGCACCCTGGCGGCACAGGCCGGAGCGTGGGCCGTGCGGGTGCACGACGTCGGTCCGACCCTGGACGCCATGAAAGCGGTTGCAGAGATTCAGTCCCGCTGA
- the folK gene encoding 2-amino-4-hydroxy-6-hydroxymethyldihydropteridine diphosphokinase, with the protein MRSDTIRLTGISAVGHHGVFEFERRQGQPFRVDAELDVDLRVPGRSDAVEDTVSYVEIAERIEAAITGEPYDLIEALAQRIAADILAADVRVTAAAVTVHKPQAPLEQSFADVSVTVHRTRAETVGELEQESREPRGREQESPAHEHDSGRILTPTAAIGGYDTVPLGAEPTDGSTGRPRADQLRDPDLPATFPVRAVLALGSNLGDSAQILDAAVVALEEDEQVAVVRTSPRALTAPVGGPPDQPDFLNQVVEVETSLSPHGLLDLVQRIEAEHHRTREIRWGPRTLDVDVITYAGSHIDSPRLTVPHPRAAQRAFVLLPWSWMDPIALLDGVPVRELAAGAADVDGVRPEVAP; encoded by the coding sequence ATGCGCAGTGACACGATCCGCCTGACAGGCATCTCCGCCGTGGGCCACCATGGGGTCTTCGAGTTCGAGAGGCGGCAGGGCCAGCCGTTCCGGGTGGACGCCGAGCTCGACGTCGACCTGCGCGTCCCCGGCCGATCTGATGCTGTGGAGGACACGGTCTCCTACGTGGAGATCGCCGAGCGGATCGAGGCCGCGATCACCGGTGAGCCGTATGACCTCATCGAGGCGCTGGCCCAGCGGATCGCCGCCGACATCCTCGCCGCCGACGTCCGCGTCACCGCTGCCGCCGTCACGGTCCACAAGCCCCAGGCGCCGCTCGAGCAGAGCTTCGCCGACGTCTCCGTGACGGTGCACCGCACGCGCGCGGAGACCGTGGGGGAGCTGGAGCAGGAATCGAGGGAGCCCCGCGGCCGGGAGCAGGAGAGCCCCGCACACGAACACGACTCCGGCCGCATCCTTACTCCCACGGCCGCGATCGGCGGCTACGACACCGTGCCCTTGGGCGCAGAGCCCACCGACGGGTCCACAGGCAGGCCCCGCGCCGATCAGCTGCGCGATCCGGACCTCCCCGCAACGTTCCCGGTCCGTGCGGTGCTCGCCCTGGGCTCCAACCTGGGAGACTCTGCGCAGATCCTCGACGCCGCCGTCGTCGCTCTGGAGGAGGACGAGCAGGTGGCCGTCGTACGGACCTCCCCACGAGCGCTCACCGCTCCTGTGGGCGGCCCGCCAGACCAGCCGGACTTCCTCAACCAGGTGGTGGAGGTCGAGACCTCGCTCTCGCCGCATGGGCTGTTGGACCTGGTCCAGCGCATCGAGGCCGAGCACCACCGCACCCGCGAGATCCGCTGGGGTCCGCGCACCCTGGACGTGGACGTCATCACCTACGCCGGATCGCACATCGACTCCCCGCGGCTGACCGTTCCGCATCCACGTGCTGCGCAGCGCGCCTTCGTGCTGCTGCCCTGGTCCTGGATGGACCCCATCGCGCTGCTCGACGGCGTCCCTGTCCGCGAGCTCGCCGCCGGTGCCGCCGACGTCGACGGCGTCCGCCCCGAGGTGGCCCCATGA
- a CDS encoding DUF3180 family protein: MTRLQPMWLLIIAAGSALVGFLATVLMVSNGYGSPVLTPVSLITLGGVGLVVLGLGIVVWVDQRRLESDADQARRDADTTERPAADRQPRRRGPRPGRRLHPLEAARVVVAAQACGYAGAVIAGWHGGALIDLAPAAGLAAPNASAALLMIIGGLAWVIIGFVVEHLCRLPPNRGGDGGRETRGGTYRDFGPEPGAASGTAARQVVQAPGDGIHTHPLRGTVRAHRREEEGHAG, from the coding sequence ATGACGCGCCTGCAGCCCATGTGGCTGCTGATCATCGCCGCCGGCTCTGCCCTCGTCGGATTCCTGGCCACGGTGCTGATGGTCTCGAACGGCTACGGCTCGCCGGTGCTGACCCCGGTCTCGCTGATCACTCTCGGAGGTGTGGGGCTGGTGGTCCTCGGCCTGGGCATCGTGGTGTGGGTGGACCAGCGACGCCTCGAGAGCGACGCCGACCAGGCCCGACGCGACGCCGACACCACGGAGCGCCCCGCGGCGGACAGGCAGCCCCGGCGTCGCGGACCGCGCCCAGGGCGACGCCTGCATCCGCTGGAGGCGGCCCGGGTGGTGGTCGCCGCTCAGGCCTGCGGCTACGCCGGGGCGGTGATCGCCGGCTGGCACGGCGGAGCGCTGATCGATCTTGCCCCCGCGGCCGGGCTGGCGGCCCCGAACGCGTCCGCCGCGCTGCTGATGATCATCGGCGGCCTGGCGTGGGTGATCATCGGCTTCGTGGTGGAGCATCTCTGCCGCCTCCCCCCGAACAGGGGCGGCGACGGCGGCAGGGAGACCCGGGGAGGAACCTATCGGGACTTCGGTCCGGAGCCCGGTGCCGCCAGCGGCACTGCCGCGCGTCAGGTCGTCCAGGCGCCGGGCGACGGCATCCACACACATCCACTGCGCGGCACGGTCCGCGCTCACAGACGAGAAGAGGAGGGACATGCCGGCTGA